A genome region from Tolypothrix sp. PCC 7712 includes the following:
- a CDS encoding PAS domain S-box protein, protein MWLHIISDATIALAYYSIPLLLLYLISKRKDVPFNGVFLLFSAFILACGTGHWMEIWTLWHPDYWIAGVLKAFTAIISIYTAFTLIHLIPQALTLPSPAQLKAINKDLSHEIIERIKTEQALLRISKAVESVSDAIGIADVTGKSIYQNPAFINLFGYTVDALNAAGGPVAVYNNPEQAQSVFTAIGNGQSWRGEITMQQASGKTMQIDLRADAIKDRTGKIIALVGVHTDITERKQAEAQLQTAQQFMCSVIQAMPIAVFVKDASDLRFVLCNRAAQELVGASADEILGKTDYDLFPQAEADFFTQRDQEALTSKKVIEIPEEIVHPKSGNGKTRILHIRKTPIIDSQGQPKYLLVIREDITEQKQIQAALTASEAKFRSLVENANDAIYAMTLDGIFSYLSPNFTRMFGYEISEFLGQSFMPMIHPDDVPNFMEFLHKVAQTSQKQAGLEVRVKRKDGTYGWITSNTSPVIDTNEGVVSFQGIIRDITARKQAEALLQQQAIELAQTLKQLQTTQSQLIQSEKMSSLGQLVAGVAHEINNPVNFIYGNLAHANSYTHQLLNLIQLYQSNYPNPVEEIQQEIEALDLDFLIDDLPKMFSSMEAGAGRIRQIVDSLRTFSRLDEAELKAVDIHKGIESTLMILDHRLKLKPNQPQIQVIKDYGNLPLVECYAGPLNQVFLNILANALDALEDSLIQGKLTHNQPQISICTQQLPSKQIVIRIIDNGPGIPEQVRQKLFDPFFTTKAVGKGTGLGLSISYQIITEQHGGSLQCISSPNEGAEFIIEIPVAQMNK, encoded by the coding sequence GTGTGGCTCCACATTATTTCTGACGCGACAATTGCCTTGGCTTATTATTCTATTCCTCTGCTACTGCTTTACCTGATTTCTAAACGCAAAGATGTCCCTTTTAATGGAGTTTTTCTCTTATTTAGTGCTTTTATCCTTGCCTGTGGTACTGGACATTGGATGGAAATTTGGACGCTTTGGCATCCCGATTACTGGATTGCAGGGGTTCTAAAAGCTTTTACTGCCATTATTTCCATATATACAGCATTTACATTAATTCACCTCATCCCTCAAGCTCTCACACTACCGAGTCCGGCTCAGTTAAAAGCTATTAATAAAGACCTTTCACATGAAATTATTGAGCGCATCAAGACGGAACAAGCCTTATTACGCATTAGTAAGGCGGTGGAAAGCGTTAGTGATGCTATTGGAATAGCGGATGTTACAGGTAAGTCAATTTATCAAAATCCTGCCTTTATTAATTTGTTCGGTTATACAGTTGACGCACTGAATGCTGCTGGCGGGCCAGTCGCAGTTTACAACAACCCAGAGCAAGCACAAAGTGTCTTCACTGCTATTGGTAACGGTCAGTCTTGGCGCGGTGAAATTACTATGCAACAAGCTAGTGGTAAAACAATGCAAATCGATTTACGGGCAGATGCTATCAAAGACCGGACTGGTAAGATTATTGCTTTAGTTGGTGTTCATACAGATATTACTGAGCGTAAGCAAGCAGAAGCGCAACTACAAACTGCTCAACAATTTATGTGTTCTGTAATTCAAGCAATGCCTATAGCAGTCTTTGTTAAAGATGCTAGTGATCTGCGTTTTGTTTTATGCAATCGCGCCGCCCAAGAGTTGGTTGGTGCCAGCGCTGATGAAATATTAGGCAAGACTGATTATGATTTATTTCCTCAAGCAGAAGCTGATTTTTTTACCCAGCGAGATCAAGAAGCACTAACTAGCAAAAAAGTTATAGAAATTCCGGAAGAGATAGTTCACCCAAAAAGTGGCAATGGTAAAACCCGCATTTTGCATATTAGAAAAACTCCCATTATCGATTCTCAAGGTCAGCCCAAATATTTGCTAGTAATTCGAGAAGATATTACAGAGCAGAAACAAATTCAGGCTGCACTCACAGCCAGCGAAGCCAAGTTTCGTAGCTTGGTAGAAAATGCTAACGATGCAATTTATGCCATGACACTTGATGGCATATTTAGTTATCTTTCTCCTAACTTCACGCGTATGTTTGGATATGAAATATCAGAATTTCTGGGGCAATCTTTCATGCCGATGATTCATCCAGACGATGTGCCAAATTTTATGGAGTTTCTGCACAAAGTTGCCCAAACAAGCCAAAAACAAGCTGGACTTGAGGTAAGAGTTAAACGTAAAGATGGCACTTACGGCTGGATTACATCCAATACTTCCCCCGTAATTGATACTAATGAAGGGGTTGTCAGTTTTCAAGGTATCATTCGCGATATTACGGCTCGAAAACAAGCAGAAGCGCTACTCCAGCAGCAAGCAATAGAACTAGCGCAGACTCTCAAACAATTGCAAACTACTCAATCCCAACTCATCCAGAGTGAGAAAATGTCTTCTCTAGGTCAATTAGTAGCTGGAGTTGCCCACGAAATCAATAATCCAGTCAATTTTATTTATGGCAATCTAGCTCACGCTAACAGCTATACTCACCAACTGCTCAATCTAATTCAGCTTTACCAAAGCAACTACCCAAATCCTGTAGAAGAAATTCAACAAGAAATTGAAGCTCTTGACCTTGATTTTTTAATAGATGACTTACCAAAAATGTTTTCTTCTATGGAAGCAGGTGCCGGGCGTATCCGTCAAATTGTGGATTCTCTGCGGACTTTCTCGCGACTAGACGAAGCTGAATTGAAAGCAGTAGATATTCACAAAGGTATCGAAAGTACCTTGATGATTTTAGATCATCGCTTGAAACTAAAGCCCAACCAGCCACAAATTCAAGTAATTAAAGATTATGGCAATTTACCTTTAGTTGAGTGTTATGCTGGGCCGCTGAATCAAGTATTTTTAAATATTTTGGCAAATGCTTTAGATGCATTAGAAGATTCATTAATCCAAGGAAAACTTACACATAACCAGCCACAAATTAGCATTTGTACTCAACAGCTACCCAGCAAACAAATAGTTATCCGCATTATCGATAATGGCCCTGGTATTCCCGAGCAAGTTAGGCAAAAGTTATTTGACCCGTTTTTTACTACCAAAGCTGTAGGTAAAGGTACTGGTTTAGGTTTGTCTATTAGCTATCAAATTATTACTGAGCAACATGGTGGTTCGTTACAGTGTATTTCCTCACCCAACGAGGGAGCAGAATTTATCATTGAAATTCCAGTTGCACAGATGAATAAGTAA
- a CDS encoding ArnT family glycosyltransferase — protein sequence MQERSFIWGHLGQRYRTVETLIDGVWIIVLLIAAVLLFSINLGGAPLRDWDEGTVAQIAREIVRSPADSLSWLYPKLGGVPYPHKPPLMHLLVAWAYQLGGINEWTTRLPGAILTACSVPLLYCIGREAFRQRWAAIYSALIYLTMLPVVRHGRLAMIDGAVVSFLMVMIWCLLRSRRDLRYCLGVGLAFGLICLTQGIYGVLLGAIAIVFLYWDTPRLLTCYYLWIAIFLGILPVLGWYAAQLWHYGHTFLQMAFINPAINKLGTGAAGNSRTSWYYLKEVLLYAWPWLLFLPHSLRLAWENRNLSWARLVLVWSSVYLAIIACMGSKILWYLFPIYPSLALALGVQLAETENLPLLSSYPRSWIAGLSILALAASAGSIFFSSGANPKTDLQVILAAVALTMTLAAIYAERGDGQFLKILFWGSYVSLLLLMKSNYWVWELSDAYPVKPVASMIVRANPAVKQIYTSFPYNRPSLDFYSDRTIIPASIGELQYYWRYNGQPYFLLNASAFKSIHLDSIKLIDEAEGWKLITKDTNRL from the coding sequence ATGCAAGAAAGAAGCTTTATTTGGGGTCATCTAGGACAACGGTACCGCACAGTTGAAACATTAATTGATGGGGTATGGATAATTGTCCTGCTGATAGCAGCAGTACTACTGTTTAGCATCAATCTTGGTGGCGCACCGCTACGAGATTGGGATGAAGGTACAGTGGCACAGATTGCGCGTGAAATAGTGCGTTCCCCAGCGGATTCTTTAAGTTGGCTTTACCCAAAGCTGGGAGGTGTACCTTATCCGCATAAGCCGCCTTTGATGCATTTGCTAGTTGCTTGGGCTTACCAACTAGGAGGCATTAATGAATGGACTACCCGCTTACCTGGAGCAATTTTAACAGCTTGTTCCGTACCTTTACTGTATTGTATTGGTCGAGAAGCCTTTCGCCAACGCTGGGCAGCAATTTATAGCGCCTTGATTTACCTGACAATGCTTCCTGTGGTGCGTCATGGTCGATTGGCAATGATTGATGGCGCGGTGGTAAGTTTTTTAATGGTGATGATCTGGTGCTTGTTGCGATCGCGCCGAGATTTGCGTTACTGTCTGGGTGTGGGTTTGGCTTTTGGCTTAATTTGCCTAACTCAAGGGATATATGGTGTATTGTTAGGTGCGATCGCCATTGTCTTTTTATATTGGGATACCCCCCGGTTACTCACTTGCTACTATCTGTGGATTGCCATTTTTTTAGGTATTTTACCTGTACTGGGTTGGTACGCTGCTCAACTATGGCACTATGGTCATACTTTCCTGCAAATGGCTTTTATCAATCCAGCCATTAACAAACTAGGAACAGGTGCGGCGGGTAATTCCAGAACATCTTGGTACTATCTTAAAGAAGTTTTGCTGTATGCTTGGCCTTGGCTGCTGTTTTTACCGCACAGTTTGCGTTTAGCCTGGGAAAATCGCAATCTTAGCTGGGCAAGACTTGTATTAGTGTGGAGTAGCGTTTATTTAGCAATTATTGCTTGCATGGGCAGTAAAATTCTCTGGTATTTATTCCCCATTTACCCCAGTTTAGCTTTAGCTTTGGGTGTACAACTCGCGGAAACTGAGAATTTACCATTGCTCTCATCCTATCCCCGTTCGTGGATAGCGGGCTTATCTATACTTGCATTAGCGGCTTCTGCAGGAAGCATTTTTTTTAGTTCTGGTGCAAACCCAAAAACAGATTTACAGGTAATTCTTGCCGCAGTTGCTTTAACAATGACTTTAGCAGCGATTTACGCAGAGCGTGGTGACGGACAATTTCTTAAAATTTTGTTTTGGGGAAGTTATGTTTCATTGCTGCTGTTGATGAAATCTAACTACTGGGTTTGGGAATTAAGCGATGCATATCCCGTCAAACCAGTAGCTAGCATGATAGTAAGAGCCAATCCAGCAGTCAAACAGATTTACACATCCTTTCCTTACAATCGTCCTTCCTTAGATTTTTATAGCGATCGCACAATTATTCCTGCAAGTATAGGGGAATTGCAATACTACTGGCGCTACAACGGACAACCCTATTTTTTGCTGAATGCATCTGCTTTTAAAAGTATCCACCTCGATTCCATAAAGCTGATTGATGAAGCTGAAGGCTGGAAACTGATTACTAAAGATACCAATCGCTTATAA
- a CDS encoding NUDIX hydrolase: MNQGEYWKVQHRFVEMRSDWLTVIGEHLQDDRGQILEYWRVEKADSVVILPIQSHQIILPPPSYRPGLGKLTFDFPGGRLPPGKSPDVAVSAILQRELGVEATAISQLIALNSEGWPVNSSFSNQKLYGFVAHLEPTPPIKADYLGATYPATSAGVHDLLQSLICLQCRAVLMQWWLELGTSK, from the coding sequence ATGAACCAAGGAGAATATTGGAAAGTCCAGCATCGGTTTGTAGAAATGCGCTCAGATTGGCTAACTGTGATTGGCGAACATCTGCAAGACGATCGCGGACAAATTTTGGAATACTGGCGCGTAGAAAAAGCCGACTCTGTAGTCATTTTACCGATTCAATCCCATCAAATTATTCTGCCACCCCCAAGTTACAGACCAGGATTAGGTAAACTCACTTTCGATTTTCCTGGTGGACGTTTACCCCCTGGAAAATCCCCTGATGTTGCAGTATCAGCTATTCTGCAAAGAGAACTAGGAGTTGAAGCTACAGCCATCAGCCAACTCATAGCTTTAAATAGTGAAGGTTGGCCTGTGAATAGTTCTTTCTCTAATCAAAAACTTTACGGCTTTGTCGCCCATCTTGAACCTACTCCCCCAATTAAGGCTGATTATCTAGGCGCAACCTATCCCGCAACTTCCGCAGGTGTACATGATTTACTCCAAAGTCTCATCTGTCTTCAATGTCGTGCTGTGCTAATGCAGTGGTGGTTAGAGTTAGGGACTTCCAAGTAA
- the msrA gene encoding peptide-methionine (S)-S-oxide reductase MsrA, whose translation MGLFGFGKKTVIPTREEALPGRAATMPVPAHHYVNGNPLKPPFADGLETALFGLGCFWGAERKFWQLKGVYTTAVGYAAGFTPNPTYQEVCTGLTGHNEVVLVVFDPKVISYGELLKVFWESHNPTQGMRQGNDVGTQYRSGIYVYSETQKQLAEASRDAYQQALKDAGYGKITTEILDAPEFYYAEEYHQQYLAKNPNGYCGLGGTNVSCPVGIAESQLSS comes from the coding sequence ATGGGATTATTTGGATTTGGCAAGAAAACAGTAATACCTACCCGCGAGGAAGCTTTACCAGGAAGAGCAGCAACAATGCCGGTACCTGCTCATCATTATGTTAATGGTAATCCTCTCAAGCCACCTTTTGCCGATGGATTAGAAACAGCTTTATTTGGTTTAGGCTGTTTTTGGGGTGCAGAACGTAAATTCTGGCAGCTTAAAGGAGTTTACACCACAGCCGTTGGCTATGCGGCTGGATTCACACCCAACCCTACTTACCAAGAAGTATGTACCGGATTGACTGGTCATAACGAGGTAGTATTGGTTGTGTTTGACCCCAAAGTCATTAGTTATGGTGAACTGCTGAAAGTTTTTTGGGAAAGCCACAACCCTACCCAAGGGATGCGCCAAGGTAATGATGTTGGGACTCAATATCGTTCTGGAATTTACGTCTATTCGGAAACCCAAAAGCAGCTAGCAGAAGCATCACGCGACGCATATCAGCAAGCGCTCAAAGATGCAGGCTACGGCAAAATTACCACAGAAATTTTAGATGCGCCTGAATTCTACTACGCCGAAGAATACCATCAGCAGTACCTGGCTAAAAACCCCAATGGCTATTGCGGCTTAGGCGGGACAAATGTTTCTTGTCCTGTAGGAATTGCTGAATCACAACTGAGCAGTTAA
- a CDS encoding recombinase family protein, which translates to MKIIAYSYTDPLLENPPDIDSWGWEVDRVYYDLVGRDSFGNAARAQLQELIKDCQTQPGSYLLIRRLEELGDTVKEVSDRLNELEAMGVVVIAIEQPYTSENGNLRAQLLTLLQEIQRQQRSRRIRQGHARKRLDTAPPPGKPPYGYKKSKDKYTIDRSTSPVVKDFFEQFLLYGSLRGAVRYLAKKYGKKISVTTGKRWLTNPVYRGNTAYQDGEIISNTHVPVISPEEAAQIDRLLRRNSRLPSRTASAPRSLAGLVICGECQSHMTVTRVTQRRQSKEYLYLRPISCPKNPKCKALAYDAVLDKTITKVCQELPQAVAGLNFPQLDAIKNSLGDAIARQQEILTQLPALVETGVLDTETAKLRAYKLRTEISAFQAKLATLPPVNLRSVAQAVSIPQFWYDLSESERRFYLREFISSIELIRQESEWTLQIILIF; encoded by the coding sequence ATGAAAATCATCGCCTACAGCTACACCGATCCTTTGTTAGAAAACCCTCCTGATATTGATAGTTGGGGATGGGAAGTGGATCGGGTTTATTATGATTTGGTAGGGCGAGATTCCTTTGGAAACGCTGCGCGAGCGCAATTACAAGAGTTAATCAAAGATTGTCAAACTCAACCTGGAAGTTATCTGCTGATTCGGCGTTTGGAAGAGTTGGGTGATACTGTTAAGGAAGTAAGCGATCGCCTCAATGAACTCGAAGCTATGGGGGTTGTGGTGATCGCTATTGAACAACCTTACACTTCCGAAAATGGTAATCTCCGCGCTCAATTGTTGACATTGTTACAGGAAATTCAACGTCAGCAACGTAGCCGTCGTATCCGCCAAGGACACGCTCGTAAGCGTTTGGATACTGCGCCTCCACCAGGAAAGCCTCCCTACGGTTACAAAAAAAGTAAGGATAAATACACGATTGATAGAAGCACTTCTCCAGTTGTTAAGGATTTTTTTGAACAATTTTTGCTCTATGGTTCTTTGCGGGGTGCAGTTCGCTATTTAGCTAAAAAATACGGTAAGAAAATCTCGGTAACTACAGGGAAACGCTGGTTAACTAATCCGGTTTATCGAGGGAATACAGCTTACCAAGATGGCGAAATTATCTCTAATACCCACGTTCCCGTTATTTCCCCAGAAGAAGCAGCTCAAATTGATCGGCTTTTACGTCGTAACAGTCGTTTACCATCTCGCACAGCTAGCGCGCCACGTTCTTTAGCAGGGTTGGTGATTTGCGGTGAATGTCAATCTCACATGACTGTGACTCGGGTTACCCAACGTCGCCAAAGTAAAGAGTATCTTTATTTACGTCCAATTAGCTGTCCTAAAAATCCTAAGTGTAAAGCTTTGGCTTATGATGCAGTTTTAGACAAGACGATTACCAAGGTTTGCCAAGAATTACCCCAAGCTGTAGCCGGGTTAAACTTTCCCCAGTTGGATGCCATTAAAAATAGTTTAGGAGATGCGATCGCTCGTCAACAAGAAATACTTACCCAGTTACCTGCTTTAGTAGAAACTGGAGTATTAGATACAGAAACAGCAAAGTTACGCGCCTACAAACTCCGCACCGAAATCTCTGCATTCCAAGCCAAACTAGCTACTCTTCCACCAGTAAACTTACGTTCAGTAGCTCAAGCTGTTTCCATTCCGCAATTTTGGTACGATTTATCGGAATCAGAACGCAGATTTTATTTACGAGAATTTATTAGCAGCATTGAACTGATTCGTCAAGAGTCAGAATGGACTTTGCAAATCATTCTGATTTTTTAA
- a CDS encoding VOC family protein: MQITNSLHTAILVTDLERSEFFYGKVLGLAKIDRSLKYPGAWYQVGNYQIHLIAAPSSPTDNQNEKWGRNPHVAFSVADLEIAKQELLTHNYPIQASASGRPAVFTQDPDGNIIELSQQ; the protein is encoded by the coding sequence ATGCAAATTACCAACAGTCTTCATACCGCCATTCTCGTTACTGACTTAGAACGCTCGGAATTCTTTTATGGCAAAGTATTAGGACTAGCTAAAATTGATCGCTCTTTGAAATACCCTGGAGCATGGTATCAAGTCGGTAACTACCAAATTCACTTGATCGCCGCGCCATCTTCCCCCACAGATAACCAAAACGAAAAATGGGGACGCAACCCCCATGTGGCTTTTTCTGTCGCAGACTTAGAAATCGCCAAACAAGAATTACTCACTCACAATTACCCTATCCAAGCCAGCGCCTCTGGTCGTCCTGCTGTATTCACCCAAGATCCCGACGGAAATATTATCGAGTTGAGTCAGCAGTGA
- a CDS encoding ATP-binding protein — protein MNLQTNGSDLPPVSHDTTAPKVSRKGWLSAIVNGLSIGNKIKLGYALALGVGIFGTTAGLVLGDRYQQRALEKQENAFRELNILYRLQTSVLQTRTHQQQLIPLLGNPELYKEEYSHITHVHGPQIKQVWSQLQTYTKTSNYIDNNHTEHIPHLLKTYDGVAHTYLQELDTLVQQINLSPLTPEKIVIAQQQLLKFTNSELALKLDGISDELVTIINNSYGELKAATSEFNTAEKMRLHIIIGSILLSVAIAALLAVLTSRTITRPVQALTNMAQRVTKESNFDLQIPVTANDEIGILSDSFNQVLQKVKSLLEEQQAAALRQQQLQEAQLVQSEKMSSLGRMVAGVAHEINNPVNFIYGNLEPAIHHVDDLLELLRIYAQEIPHPPLAVQDYADEIDVEFVEEDLPKVLQSMKFGADRVRQIVLSLKNFSRLEEAQAHTVNLHECIDSTLLILNNRIKKGITVERNYGDIPEIEGFAGSLYQVFMNILNNALDALDEKDNIQEPRKIAIATERQDNNSVVLRITDNASGIPLENQAKIFETFFTTKPRGVGTGMGLSISYQIVVEKHRGQLTCQSEVGSGTEFMICLPIRLQPPEVSSLKSSSSIYPSCEISPVKISFG, from the coding sequence ATGAATTTGCAAACTAATGGTTCAGATTTACCACCAGTTTCCCATGATACAACTGCCCCAAAGGTAAGCCGCAAAGGGTGGTTGTCAGCGATAGTTAATGGTTTAAGTATTGGTAATAAAATTAAACTAGGTTATGCTCTGGCGCTGGGTGTGGGAATTTTCGGAACTACGGCTGGGTTAGTTTTGGGCGATCGCTATCAGCAACGAGCCTTGGAAAAACAAGAAAATGCCTTTAGGGAACTGAATATACTTTATCGCCTCCAGACAAGTGTTCTTCAAACTCGCACGCATCAACAACAACTAATCCCATTACTAGGAAATCCGGAATTATACAAAGAAGAATACAGCCATATTACTCATGTACATGGGCCACAGATTAAGCAGGTTTGGTCACAACTACAAACCTACACAAAAACATCGAATTATATAGACAACAATCATACCGAGCATATTCCTCACTTGCTCAAAACCTATGATGGTGTAGCACACACTTATTTACAGGAGCTTGATACACTAGTTCAGCAAATTAATTTATCGCCACTTACTCCAGAGAAAATTGTCATCGCGCAACAACAATTATTAAAATTTACTAATAGTGAATTAGCACTCAAATTGGATGGCATTTCTGATGAACTTGTCACCATTATTAATAATTCTTATGGAGAATTAAAAGCCGCAACTAGTGAATTTAATACAGCAGAAAAAATGCGGCTACACATCATAATTGGTAGTATTCTGTTATCAGTGGCGATCGCAGCGCTGTTAGCAGTGTTAACGAGTCGTACCATTACTCGCCCGGTTCAAGCCCTAACAAATATGGCACAGAGGGTTACCAAAGAATCCAACTTTGATTTGCAAATCCCTGTGACAGCAAACGATGAAATTGGAATATTGAGCGATAGTTTTAACCAAGTTTTACAAAAAGTCAAAAGCTTACTAGAAGAGCAACAAGCCGCAGCCCTCCGTCAGCAGCAACTACAAGAAGCCCAGTTAGTTCAAAGTGAGAAAATGTCTAGCTTAGGACGAATGGTAGCTGGTGTTGCTCACGAAATTAACAATCCAGTAAATTTTATCTATGGTAATTTAGAACCAGCTATTCATCATGTAGATGATTTATTAGAATTGTTGCGAATTTATGCCCAAGAAATTCCTCATCCGCCTCTAGCAGTGCAAGATTATGCTGATGAAATTGATGTGGAATTTGTGGAAGAAGATTTACCTAAAGTTTTGCAGTCAATGAAATTTGGTGCCGATCGCGTCCGTCAAATTGTATTGAGTTTGAAAAACTTTTCCCGTCTAGAAGAAGCACAAGCCCATACTGTAAATTTGCACGAATGTATTGATAGTACGCTACTTATTCTCAATAACCGCATCAAAAAAGGGATTACAGTTGAGCGTAACTATGGCGATATTCCTGAGATTGAAGGTTTTGCTGGTTCACTATATCAGGTATTCATGAATATCCTCAACAATGCGTTAGATGCATTAGACGAAAAAGATAATATTCAAGAACCACGAAAAATTGCGATCGCCACTGAACGCCAAGATAATAACTCTGTAGTTCTTCGCATTACAGATAATGCTTCTGGTATTCCCCTAGAAAATCAAGCAAAAATTTTTGAAACTTTCTTCACCACAAAACCCAGGGGTGTGGGTACGGGAATGGGACTTTCAATTAGTTATCAAATTGTCGTTGAGAAACACAGGGGACAATTAACCTGTCAATCAGAGGTAGGAAGCGGTACAGAATTTATGATTTGTCTTCCCATTCGCTTACAACCTCCTGAAGTATCATCTCTAAAGAGCAGTTCGAGTATATATCCCAGTTGTGAAATATCTCCTGTAAAAATTAGTTTTGGATAG
- a CDS encoding M61 family metallopeptidase → MTEVTAPRSDTFIQERLPTIHYQVAMPQPETHLFEVTLHLVNYTSPILDLKLPVWTPGSYLVREYAKNLQDFAAFANDQPLPWWKKSKNHWQIDKSNVSELTIRYRIFANELSVRTNHLDITHGYFNGAALFFRLPGWDQQPIRVTIVPPYPEWQVTSPLPADAEASNTFYAADFDTLVDSPFEIGSHQVYQFIALGKPHELAIWGQGNLEPERAIADIQKIIQVEADIFGGLPYQRYVFLLHLFHQAYGGLEHKNSCSLIYQRFGFRAQDKYERFMQLVAHEFFHLWNVKRIRPKALEVFDYDQENYTPSLWFCEGTTSHYDLLIPLWAGIYDSKSYLNHLSKEITRFLTTPGRKIQPLSESSFDAWIKLYRPDANSGNSQISYYLKGAMVTLLLDLLIRAKHRNQRSLDDIMRQMWQQFGQAEIGFTPEQLQSVIESVADIDLGDFFKRYLDGTEELPFNEYLEPFGLKLAAEPEEEPYLGIKVNSENGKEIIKFVEAGSPAQKAGIDPGDELLAINGIKVTANNLSDRLKDFQAQDTIQVAVFHQDLLRSVNVTLAEPRPIRYQVISIHNPDSVQQENLAGWLGVRV, encoded by the coding sequence ATGACTGAAGTCACAGCGCCTCGTTCCGACACCTTCATTCAAGAACGCTTACCGACCATACATTATCAGGTGGCAATGCCTCAACCAGAAACACATCTGTTTGAGGTAACTTTACATCTTGTTAACTATACATCACCAATTTTGGATCTCAAACTCCCAGTATGGACACCTGGCTCCTATTTGGTGCGAGAATACGCTAAAAATTTACAAGATTTTGCTGCTTTTGCTAACGATCAACCTTTACCTTGGTGGAAAAAAAGTAAAAATCATTGGCAAATAGATAAAAGTAATGTTTCTGAATTAACTATTCGTTACCGCATTTTTGCGAATGAGCTATCGGTAAGAACCAATCACTTAGATATCACTCACGGCTATTTTAATGGTGCTGCACTGTTTTTTAGATTACCAGGTTGGGATCAGCAACCAATCCGCGTCACCATTGTACCGCCATACCCAGAATGGCAGGTAACGAGTCCTTTACCTGCGGATGCTGAAGCCAGTAATACTTTTTATGCTGCTGATTTTGACACCTTAGTTGATAGTCCTTTTGAAATTGGTAGCCATCAAGTATATCAATTTATAGCCTTAGGAAAACCTCATGAATTAGCTATCTGGGGACAAGGAAATTTAGAACCAGAGCGAGCCATTGCTGATATCCAAAAAATCATTCAAGTAGAAGCAGATATATTTGGTGGTTTGCCATATCAAAGATATGTGTTTCTATTACATTTATTTCACCAAGCCTATGGAGGTTTAGAGCATAAAAATAGTTGCTCTTTAATCTATCAACGTTTTGGATTTCGCGCTCAAGACAAATATGAGCGGTTTATGCAATTGGTAGCACATGAATTTTTTCACTTGTGGAATGTCAAGCGCATTCGTCCCAAAGCTTTAGAGGTTTTTGATTACGATCAAGAAAACTATACGCCATCACTATGGTTCTGTGAAGGAACTACGAGTCATTATGATTTGCTAATTCCACTGTGGGCAGGAATTTATGATAGTAAATCATATTTAAACCATTTGAGTAAGGAAATTACTCGATTTCTGACTACTCCAGGAAGGAAAATACAACCGCTTTCGGAATCAAGTTTTGATGCTTGGATTAAACTTTATCGTCCAGATGCTAATAGTGGTAATTCACAAATCTCTTATTATTTGAAAGGGGCAATGGTTACCCTTTTATTAGATTTGTTAATTCGTGCTAAACATCGTAATCAACGTTCCCTTGATGATATAATGCGGCAAATGTGGCAACAATTTGGCCAAGCAGAAATTGGCTTTACTCCAGAACAGTTGCAAAGTGTAATTGAATCGGTAGCCGATATAGATTTAGGAGATTTCTTTAAACGGTATCTTGATGGGACAGAAGAGTTACCTTTTAACGAGTATTTAGAACCATTTGGTTTAAAATTAGCGGCAGAGCCAGAAGAAGAACCTTATTTAGGTATCAAGGTAAATAGTGAAAATGGCAAAGAGATAATTAAGTTTGTGGAGGCTGGTTCCCCAGCACAAAAAGCAGGAATCGATCCAGGTGATGAGCTACTAGCGATTAATGGTATTAAAGTAACAGCAAATAATTTAAGCGATCGCCTCAAAGATTTCCAAGCTCAAGATACCATTCAGGTGGCAGTTTTCCACCAAGACCTACTCCGTTCTGTTAATGTCACTTTAGCCGAGCCACGTCCTATCCGCTATCAGGTGATTTCCATACATAATCCCGATTCTGTTCAGCAAGAGAATTTGGCTGGATGGTTAGGGGTTAGGGTATAG